From Chelatococcus sp. YT9, a single genomic window includes:
- a CDS encoding efflux RND transporter periplasmic adaptor subunit, translating to MKASHIIAVAVILGAGAWIGSGVIGREHPPQEKADGAAAKAVPRFRVSVVETHEEKHARRIVLSGRTEADRRVTVAARANGTVIELKVRRGSVVKTGDVMAVLSDEAREAVVAQASAKLEQRRAELKARLTLIEQGNMASLQKPSLQAELRAAEASLAQAEAERDKSKVRAPIDGIVNAVPIESGQALQVGAAVADVVSMDPMLAVVEVAERQLAGIKVGDKATVRLISGGEVEGKVRFVSTTASPQTRTYRIDVEVANPKGTIPDGVTCEVTLALAPVPATKVPRSALTFSNEGRLGVRSVGKNGVVAFSEVVIVQDGRDQVWLKGVPDGAAVIVQGQDFVKEGEIVETVQAETLAKM from the coding sequence ATGAAAGCAAGTCACATAATCGCCGTGGCCGTTATTCTTGGAGCTGGAGCCTGGATCGGATCCGGAGTCATCGGTCGTGAGCACCCGCCGCAGGAGAAGGCCGATGGAGCTGCCGCCAAGGCGGTGCCCCGCTTCCGCGTGTCTGTGGTGGAAACCCATGAGGAAAAGCACGCGCGTCGCATCGTGCTGTCTGGACGCACTGAGGCTGATCGTCGTGTGACGGTGGCGGCACGCGCCAATGGCACAGTCATCGAACTCAAGGTACGCCGCGGTTCCGTCGTCAAGACAGGGGACGTGATGGCCGTGCTCTCGGACGAGGCGCGCGAGGCGGTCGTGGCTCAGGCCAGCGCCAAGCTGGAACAGCGCCGTGCCGAGTTGAAAGCCAGGCTCACGCTCATCGAGCAGGGTAACATGGCCTCGCTGCAGAAGCCGTCGTTGCAAGCCGAATTGCGCGCTGCCGAGGCGAGCCTCGCCCAAGCTGAGGCAGAGCGAGACAAGAGCAAGGTGCGTGCGCCTATCGATGGTATCGTGAATGCGGTCCCGATCGAAAGCGGGCAGGCATTGCAGGTCGGCGCGGCGGTGGCTGATGTGGTCTCCATGGACCCCATGCTGGCAGTCGTCGAGGTCGCTGAACGCCAGCTGGCGGGCATCAAGGTCGGCGACAAGGCGACCGTGCGCCTGATTTCGGGTGGCGAGGTTGAAGGCAAGGTTCGGTTTGTCTCCACGACGGCGAGCCCGCAGACCCGCACCTACAGGATCGACGTCGAGGTCGCCAATCCCAAAGGCACGATCCCCGACGGCGTGACCTGCGAGGTGACGCTCGCTCTCGCCCCTGTGCCTGCGACCAAAGTGCCGCGATCAGCCCTGACCTTCTCAAATGAAGGGCGCCTTGGGGTTCGCTCGGTCGGCAAGAACGGCGTCGTCGCGTTTTCGGAGGTCGTCATCGTCCAGGACGGCCGCGATCAGGTCTGGCTCAAGGGAGTGCCAGACGGCGCGGCAGTCATCGTGCAAGGCCAGGACTTCGTGAAGGAAGGCGAGATAGTGGAGACCGTCCAGGCTGAAACGCTCGCCAAGATGTAG
- a CDS encoding TetR/AcrR family transcriptional regulator, translated as MSDIQLDHSDRRERILDAAERSFTQAGFHRTTVQDVAREANMSPGNLYRYFPSKDAIVTGLVERDRAMLREDFESFAQTERLEVVLRALARKHFEEAPRSKAVLCVQIWAEATVNPAIAAANATLDSDLMEGIQRLIEAGRERGEVAEGVDAAATARLIMSMSSGLFMRRALFPDFDADNEIKALLCVIGGVLRGDIGQGAVPHPLSGDVLLATETDR; from the coding sequence TTGTCCGACATTCAACTGGATCACAGCGATAGGCGCGAACGCATCCTCGATGCTGCGGAGCGCTCCTTCACGCAGGCGGGGTTTCATCGCACGACCGTGCAGGACGTCGCGCGCGAAGCGAACATGAGCCCCGGCAATCTCTATCGTTATTTCCCGTCCAAGGATGCCATCGTCACCGGGCTGGTCGAACGCGACCGCGCGATGCTGCGCGAAGATTTCGAAAGCTTTGCCCAGACAGAGCGGCTTGAAGTCGTCTTGCGGGCTTTGGCGCGCAAGCATTTCGAGGAAGCGCCACGTTCCAAGGCCGTTCTCTGCGTGCAGATATGGGCGGAAGCCACCGTGAACCCGGCCATTGCAGCGGCCAACGCGACGCTCGATAGCGATCTCATGGAGGGGATCCAGCGCCTGATCGAGGCTGGTCGGGAGCGGGGCGAAGTGGCTGAAGGCGTTGATGCCGCAGCAACCGCCCGGCTCATCATGAGCATGAGCAGTGGGTTGTTCATGCGGCGCGCCCTTTTTCCGGATTTCGACGCCGATAACGAAATCAAAGCTCTTTTGTGTGTTATCGGCGGGGTCTTGCGCGGTGACATCGGGCAAGGCGCGGTTCCGCATCCCCTATCAGGGGATGTTCTTCTGGCCACTGAGACAGATCGATGA
- a CDS encoding sigma-70 family RNA polymerase sigma factor has product MEASANVKQDLLKAIPNLRAFAISLCGNPERADDLVQETLIRAWANLSSFTEGTNMVAWLYTILRNVFYSEYRKRSREVEDVEGRIAATQASPPPQDGHMNLRDFRQALDELPDDQREALVLVGGAGLSYEEAAEICGCALGTIKSRVNRARTRLAHTLAVQSAHEFGLEPEWQAILDRSGTSRASR; this is encoded by the coding sequence ATGGAGGCGAGTGCAAACGTTAAACAGGATTTGCTGAAAGCCATCCCCAATCTGCGCGCTTTTGCCATATCCCTCTGCGGAAACCCCGAGCGGGCCGACGATCTTGTCCAGGAAACCCTGATCCGCGCCTGGGCCAATCTATCGTCCTTCACCGAAGGAACGAACATGGTGGCGTGGCTCTACACGATTTTGCGCAACGTATTCTATTCCGAGTATCGCAAGCGCAGCCGCGAGGTCGAAGATGTGGAGGGCCGCATCGCGGCAACGCAGGCGTCGCCTCCGCCGCAGGATGGACATATGAACCTGCGGGATTTCCGCCAGGCTCTCGATGAACTGCCCGATGATCAGCGAGAGGCACTGGTGCTCGTGGGCGGAGCAGGGCTATCCTACGAAGAGGCGGCGGAAATCTGCGGTTGCGCGCTTGGCACCATCAAGAGCAGGGTGAACCGTGCTCGGACCCGACTTGCGCACACGCTCGCCGTTCAGTCCGCACATGAATTCGGGCTTGAGCCTGAATGGCAGGCGATACTCGATCGTTCGGGGACCTCGCGGGCCAGCCGTTAA
- a CDS encoding NepR family anti-sigma factor — MGARRSADEETQELHPGGRFGGDVREENPAVDGEFGVRVTGAGALGGIDGALSPALQGITAQFAERLSDLYRTTLEQPVPDRFLELLDKLDRREGQE; from the coding sequence ATGGGGGCGCGTCGCTCTGCAGATGAAGAGACGCAGGAGTTGCATCCCGGGGGCCGTTTTGGTGGCGATGTGAGAGAAGAGAATCCCGCAGTCGACGGCGAATTTGGCGTGCGTGTCACTGGCGCGGGAGCGCTAGGTGGCATCGACGGCGCGCTTTCTCCCGCGTTGCAAGGGATCACCGCTCAATTCGCCGAACGGCTTTCGGACCTCTATCGGACAACGCTTGAGCAGCCTGTACCAGATCGCTTTCTTGAGCTGTTGGACAAGCTCGACCGCAGGGAAGGGCAAGAATGA
- a CDS encoding DUF1328 domain-containing protein has product MISWAITFLIIALIAAVLGFGGIAGTAMSIAQIIFYVAIVLFIISAIVSIVRGRQSPL; this is encoded by the coding sequence ATGATTAGCTGGGCGATAACATTTCTCATTATCGCGCTCATTGCGGCGGTACTTGGCTTCGGCGGAATTGCCGGAACAGCTATGTCGATTGCACAGATTATTTTCTATGTGGCAATCGTGCTTTTCATTATTTCCGCGATCGTCAGCATCGTGCGCGGACGGCAGTCGCCGCTGTAG
- a CDS encoding histidine kinase dimerization/phosphoacceptor domain -containing protein: MTLGRSLRSRIVVTLGFVLLPAVVLAFVWILTNVNALRDAKVANATRAAAAMALQVNESLRDMILASAGLDANTGVVQSRSACNRELGSVIGAQPSYVGGAVIDRGRIACAIGVPEEAFARLASPERLATITAGLATGAPLVLERLDTSEAEKILTDNGLKIPTDGYLLAAVPSSLSNDSLLLVLLTRERIIAELSAHFMDVAHGAALFGADGAILAEWRSDSLPERWLPAMPFDAATAEGTSISGDSFRYFKVPLARTGVALLVGYPERAFFAAEQNILWVTLLPPVLMMGAAGVGALLAVDRLVIQWIVYLQRVTRVYGSGRYSVRALRLSRAPRELGELGYAFNHMADNIAHHATELSSAIDDKERLLRELHHRVKNNFQVIVSLLSLHKQSLPVKERDDVRFIEDHVNAMAVAYRVGYSYGEMGDAPVAELLYDIVDGLRRTADLAPASVVVEVPPVTTRIDLDRAIGIGLYLAAMLPAYLDAVRAGTAQSSAPMKVRVGAFVEDGTLRLAVSIRPAETAVELSPLRNRLTRAYIRQLSAQEVTSEDCAERAILIPLDDVEGVGVSPGDRPARTFRISGRHLGNTAG; encoded by the coding sequence GTGACCCTCGGTCGTAGTCTTCGCAGCAGGATTGTCGTCACCCTCGGCTTTGTTCTTCTGCCGGCGGTTGTCCTTGCGTTCGTATGGATCCTGACGAATGTGAACGCCCTTCGCGATGCGAAGGTGGCGAATGCGACGCGTGCAGCCGCCGCGATGGCGCTTCAGGTCAACGAATCGTTGCGGGACATGATTCTCGCAAGCGCTGGTCTCGATGCCAATACGGGCGTGGTTCAGTCCCGGTCCGCATGCAACCGTGAGCTGGGATCCGTCATCGGCGCTCAACCGAGTTATGTCGGCGGGGCTGTTATCGATCGGGGGCGGATTGCCTGCGCGATCGGTGTTCCCGAGGAGGCCTTTGCACGTCTCGCCTCGCCAGAACGTCTTGCGACTATAACCGCCGGATTGGCGACGGGCGCCCCTCTCGTGTTGGAGAGGCTGGACACCAGCGAAGCTGAGAAGATCCTGACCGATAATGGCCTGAAAATTCCCACCGATGGCTATCTGCTAGCGGCGGTGCCGAGCAGCCTGAGCAATGACAGCCTGCTGCTCGTGCTCCTGACCAGAGAGCGCATTATCGCGGAACTCAGCGCGCATTTCATGGACGTCGCCCACGGCGCCGCGCTGTTCGGGGCTGATGGAGCGATCCTTGCGGAATGGCGCTCGGACAGCTTGCCAGAGCGATGGCTGCCCGCAATGCCGTTCGACGCTGCAACGGCGGAGGGCACCTCCATCTCCGGCGACAGCTTTCGTTATTTCAAGGTGCCGCTGGCGCGCACCGGGGTTGCGCTTCTGGTGGGATATCCGGAAAGGGCGTTCTTTGCGGCCGAGCAGAATATCCTCTGGGTAACGCTGTTGCCGCCCGTTTTGATGATGGGGGCAGCGGGTGTCGGTGCGTTGCTGGCAGTCGACCGTCTTGTGATCCAGTGGATCGTCTACCTCCAGCGTGTCACACGGGTTTACGGCAGCGGGCGCTACTCGGTCCGTGCCCTGCGTCTCAGCCGCGCGCCGCGGGAACTGGGTGAGCTCGGCTATGCCTTCAATCATATGGCGGACAACATCGCACATCATGCGACCGAACTAAGTTCCGCGATTGATGATAAGGAGCGATTGCTGCGGGAACTGCACCACCGCGTAAAAAACAACTTTCAAGTCATCGTGTCGCTCCTGAGCCTGCATAAGCAGAGCCTCCCGGTGAAGGAGCGGGATGACGTGCGCTTCATCGAGGATCACGTGAATGCCATGGCCGTGGCCTATCGCGTCGGCTACAGCTATGGGGAGATGGGTGACGCTCCGGTGGCGGAGCTTCTCTATGATATCGTCGATGGCTTGCGGCGCACCGCGGATCTCGCACCCGCCAGCGTCGTGGTGGAGGTCCCTCCCGTTACGACGCGGATCGACCTCGATCGGGCGATAGGGATCGGCCTTTATCTCGCAGCGATGCTACCCGCGTACCTCGACGCGGTTCGCGCAGGTACCGCCCAGTCGTCCGCCCCGATGAAGGTAAGGGTCGGTGCCTTTGTCGAGGACGGTACGTTGCGGCTCGCCGTCTCTATCCGACCCGCAGAAACGGCGGTCGAGTTATCTCCCCTGCGGAATCGGCTTACGCGCGCTTATATACGTCAGTTGTCCGCCCAGGAGGTGACCTCGGAGGATTGCGCGGAGAGGGCTATTCTCATTCCGCTGGATGATGTTGAGGGTGTGGGTGTTTCTCCCGGAGACCGGCCGGCGCGGACCTTCAGGATCAGTGGGAGACATCTCGGCAATACTGCCGGCTGA
- a CDS encoding NepR family anti-sigma factor produces MDRKERPQVVRTVPADESAPGHSASTPIPAEQGGDGEKHSLQDQIGLQLRSMYDDVLNEATPERFLKLLQDLDAKTKPK; encoded by the coding sequence ATGGACCGGAAGGAGCGTCCGCAGGTTGTGCGGACCGTGCCGGCTGACGAGAGCGCACCGGGGCATTCAGCGAGCACGCCCATTCCGGCTGAACAAGGTGGCGACGGCGAGAAGCACTCCCTGCAAGACCAAATTGGGCTTCAATTGCGGTCTATGTATGATGATGTGTTGAACGAAGCGACGCCGGAGCGCTTTTTAAAGCTTCTTCAAGATCTGGATGCGAAAACGAAGCCCAAGTGA
- a CDS encoding response regulator, producing the protein MSLSQAIAPHLPYLRRFARALSGTQSGGDAYAVATLEAIMADPAQIDDTQDLRVALFRILLQVWKSVPLNEAANPTAAMDIEPALGAEANVQRRLEALPPRPRLAFLLQAVEGLSVQRIAETLDCSQQEVAELLAQASKDISDQLATDILIIEDEPIIAMDLEALVESLGHRVTNIARTHREAVSAIATQKPGLVLADIQLADGSSGIDAVNDILSEIEIPVIFITAYPERLLTGLRPEPTFLVTKPFNADAVKAIISQALFFDRRSHRADAVAAHG; encoded by the coding sequence ATGTCCCTCTCTCAGGCAATTGCACCACACCTGCCGTATCTGCGCCGTTTCGCACGCGCCCTGTCTGGCACTCAAAGCGGTGGTGATGCCTATGCCGTTGCCACGTTGGAAGCCATCATGGCGGATCCGGCGCAAATCGACGACACGCAGGACCTTCGCGTCGCGCTGTTTCGCATTCTCTTGCAGGTCTGGAAGTCGGTCCCTCTCAACGAAGCGGCCAATCCCACGGCGGCTATGGACATTGAACCCGCGTTGGGTGCCGAGGCGAATGTTCAACGCAGGCTGGAGGCTCTACCCCCCCGTCCCCGTCTCGCCTTCCTTCTCCAGGCCGTTGAGGGTCTTTCAGTTCAGCGCATCGCCGAAACCCTCGATTGCAGCCAGCAAGAAGTCGCCGAGCTTCTGGCGCAGGCCAGCAAGGACATATCCGATCAGCTCGCGACTGATATCCTGATTATTGAAGACGAACCTATCATCGCAATGGATCTGGAGGCTCTCGTGGAAAGCCTCGGCCACCGCGTGACCAATATCGCCCGCACCCACCGCGAGGCGGTCAGCGCCATCGCGACACAAAAGCCTGGCCTTGTGCTAGCTGATATCCAGCTTGCTGATGGCAGCTCCGGAATCGACGCGGTGAACGACATTCTTTCGGAAATCGAGATCCCGGTGATTTTTATCACGGCCTATCCCGAGCGGCTGCTAACCGGCCTCCGCCCCGAACCGACCTTTCTGGTGACCAAGCCGTTCAATGCGGATGCGGTAAAGGCGATCATCAGCCAAGCACTCTTTTTCGACAGGCGCTCCCATCGCGCCGATGCCGTAGCCGCCCATGGATGA
- a CDS encoding CsbD family protein, giving the protein MNWDRIEGNWKQFKGNVQQQWGKLTNDDLDVVQGKRTELAGKLQERYGVAKDEAERQIDDWLKKTN; this is encoded by the coding sequence ATGAACTGGGATCGCATCGAAGGTAACTGGAAGCAGTTCAAGGGCAATGTGCAGCAGCAGTGGGGCAAGCTGACCAACGATGATCTGGACGTCGTCCAGGGTAAGCGCACGGAACTCGCCGGCAAGCTGCAAGAGCGCTATGGCGTCGCAAAGGACGAAGCCGAGCGGCAGATCGACGATTGGCTCAAGAAGACCAACTAG
- the topA gene encoding type I DNA topoisomerase, with product MKVVVVESPAKAKTINKYLGSGYEVLASFGHIRDLPAKDGSVDPDADFAMVWELEDRGAKRMSEIVRAVKGADKLILATDPDREGEAISWHVVEALGEKKALRGIPVERVTFNAITKDAVLDAMAHPRQIDQALVDAYLARRALDYLVGFTLSPVLWRKLPGARSAGRVQSVALRLVCDREREIETFVPREYWSLIALLATTHGATFEARLVGADGQKISRLDIGKGEEAAAFKRDLEAATFQVVSVEAKPAKRHPQPPFTTSTLQQEASRKLGLAPARTMQIAQKLYEGVEIGGETVGLITYMRTDGVDMAPEAITSARSVIGNEFGDRYVPPQPRKYSVKAKNAQEAHEAVRPTDLSRLPADVLRYLDADQARLYELIWTRTIASQMESATFERTTVDIAARVGSRVLDLRATGQVVVFDGFLKLYQEGKDDEADEDGGRLPAMKAGENLEKREIRATQHFTEPPPRFTEASLVKRMEELGIGRPSTYAAVLAVLRDREYVSLDKKRLVPDDKGRIVTAFLESFFRRYVEYDFTADLEEKLDKVSNHEIDWKAVLRDFWRDFIVAVDETKSLRMTEVLDALNEELGPHIFPPRADGGDPRMCPSCGVGRLSLKLGKFGSFIGCSNYPECRYTRQLAAGGNGDAEGAGEAGGGPKVLGRDPATDLEVTLRDGRYGPYVQLGEGEKPKRQTLPKGTAPDVVSLEMALKLLSLPREVATHPETGKPILANIGRFGPYVQHEKTYANIGRDDDVLEIGANRAIDLIVAKEQGGGRRGSSDPGRPLGDDPESGKPVVVKAGRYGPYVTDGETNATLPKGTESDAVTLEEALTLLKARREAGGGKKGGSKVAAKKTAAKKPAAKKPAAKTKAQPAAGKTSPKNAASAKSGSKKSPAQKARAADEDDTSQGSDPVAPSAKSAAGR from the coding sequence ATGAAGGTCGTTGTCGTCGAATCTCCGGCCAAAGCCAAGACAATCAATAAGTATCTGGGTAGTGGCTACGAGGTTCTGGCATCCTTTGGGCATATCCGCGATTTGCCCGCCAAGGACGGTTCGGTTGATCCTGACGCCGATTTCGCGATGGTATGGGAGCTCGAGGATCGCGGCGCCAAGCGCATGTCCGAGATCGTGCGCGCCGTGAAAGGGGCTGACAAGCTGATCCTCGCCACCGACCCCGATCGCGAAGGCGAGGCTATTTCCTGGCACGTGGTGGAGGCGCTCGGCGAAAAAAAGGCTCTGCGTGGCATTCCGGTCGAACGCGTGACCTTCAACGCGATCACCAAGGATGCTGTTCTGGACGCGATGGCGCATCCCCGGCAAATCGACCAGGCGCTGGTCGACGCCTATCTCGCGCGCCGGGCGCTCGACTATCTCGTCGGCTTTACCCTGTCACCAGTGCTCTGGCGCAAGCTGCCGGGCGCCCGTTCCGCGGGTCGAGTGCAATCAGTCGCGCTCAGGCTGGTCTGTGACCGCGAGCGCGAGATCGAAACCTTCGTTCCACGCGAGTATTGGTCCCTTATTGCCCTGCTCGCGACGACGCATGGAGCGACCTTCGAGGCGCGCCTTGTGGGTGCCGATGGGCAGAAGATAAGCCGGCTCGATATCGGCAAGGGCGAAGAAGCCGCAGCCTTCAAGCGTGATCTCGAAGCGGCGACGTTCCAGGTCGTCAGCGTGGAGGCGAAGCCCGCCAAGCGCCATCCGCAGCCGCCCTTCACTACCTCCACCCTGCAACAGGAGGCCTCGCGAAAGCTGGGGCTTGCACCGGCGCGGACCATGCAGATCGCGCAGAAGCTGTACGAGGGTGTCGAAATCGGCGGCGAAACGGTCGGTCTCATCACCTATATGCGAACCGATGGCGTCGATATGGCGCCGGAAGCCATCACATCCGCCCGCAGCGTCATCGGCAATGAATTTGGCGATCGCTATGTGCCGCCGCAGCCCCGCAAGTACAGCGTGAAGGCCAAGAATGCACAGGAAGCGCATGAGGCCGTGCGTCCCACCGATCTTTCGCGCTTGCCGGCGGATGTGCTGCGTTATCTCGATGCAGACCAAGCCCGCCTCTATGAGCTGATCTGGACCCGCACGATCGCCAGCCAGATGGAGTCGGCGACTTTCGAACGCACAACCGTTGATATCGCAGCGCGTGTCGGCTCGCGCGTGCTGGATCTGCGCGCGACCGGCCAGGTCGTGGTCTTTGATGGCTTCCTGAAGCTCTATCAGGAGGGCAAGGACGACGAGGCCGACGAGGACGGCGGCCGACTGCCGGCGATGAAAGCCGGTGAAAATCTCGAAAAGCGCGAGATCCGCGCCACTCAGCATTTCACGGAGCCGCCGCCGCGCTTCACCGAGGCGAGCCTCGTCAAGCGCATGGAAGAGCTCGGCATCGGCCGGCCCTCCACCTATGCCGCCGTACTCGCGGTGCTGCGCGACCGCGAATATGTCAGCCTCGACAAGAAGCGCCTGGTGCCCGACGACAAGGGGCGCATCGTCACCGCCTTCCTCGAAAGCTTCTTCCGCCGTTATGTGGAGTACGACTTCACCGCGGATCTTGAGGAGAAGCTCGACAAGGTCTCCAACCATGAGATCGACTGGAAGGCGGTGCTCCGGGATTTCTGGCGCGACTTCATCGTGGCAGTGGATGAGACCAAGAGCCTGCGCATGACAGAGGTGCTCGACGCCCTCAATGAGGAACTCGGGCCGCATATTTTCCCGCCACGCGCCGACGGCGGCGATCCACGCATGTGCCCCTCCTGCGGAGTGGGCCGGCTGTCGCTCAAGCTTGGCAAGTTCGGCTCGTTCATTGGTTGCTCGAACTACCCGGAATGTCGCTATACTCGCCAGCTGGCCGCAGGTGGCAACGGCGACGCAGAGGGTGCCGGCGAGGCCGGCGGGGGCCCGAAGGTGCTCGGCCGCGATCCGGCCACTGACCTTGAAGTCACCCTACGTGACGGCCGATACGGCCCCTATGTGCAGCTAGGCGAGGGCGAGAAGCCGAAACGGCAGACGCTTCCGAAGGGAACTGCGCCTGACGTCGTGAGCCTCGAAATGGCATTGAAGCTCCTTTCGCTACCGCGGGAGGTGGCAACGCATCCCGAGACGGGCAAGCCGATCCTGGCCAATATCGGCCGTTTCGGCCCTTATGTGCAGCATGAGAAGACCTACGCCAATATTGGCCGCGACGACGATGTGCTGGAGATCGGTGCCAACCGCGCCATCGATCTCATCGTCGCCAAGGAGCAGGGCGGCGGCCGCAGAGGCTCGAGCGACCCGGGCCGTCCACTCGGGGATGATCCCGAGAGCGGGAAGCCCGTTGTCGTCAAGGCCGGTCGCTATGGGCCATATGTAACCGATGGCGAGACAAATGCGACCTTGCCAAAAGGTACCGAGAGCGACGCGGTGACGCTCGAGGAAGCGCTCACCCTGCTGAAAGCCCGCCGGGAAGCTGGGGGTGGCAAGAAGGGCGGGAGCAAGGTTGCCGCCAAAAAGACCGCTGCCAAAAAGCCAGCCGCCAAGAAGCCAGCCGCCAAGACAAAGGCCCAACCTGCCGCGGGCAAGACCTCGCCCAAGAACGCTGCCTCCGCAAAGAGCGGGTCGAAGAAGTCGCCCGCCCAGAAGGCCCGAGCCGCAGACGAGGACGACACGTCGCAGGGGAGTGATCCTGTAGCGCCCTCTGCCAAGTCAGCGGCCGGTCGCTGA
- a CDS encoding sulfite oxidase, whose protein sequence is MADSKQPAPIVRQQSPLNVEYPFSRLSDWLIPSDQFYIRNHFRMPDLAAADWRLAVTGAIDTPLSLDLNALKALPKAEFAAVMECAGNGRVFYEPAKEGLQWQDGAVGNALWSGVLLRDVLAHAGVRTSAVEVVLVGADRGLVDAGKKTASPGEIAFSRSLPITKALSDSVLLAYAMNDQPLMPEHGFPLRAAVGGWYGMAWIKWLVEIHVVERPFTGYWQTRDYIQWERTLGEPMVAPLTTMNVKSQIAQPINGAVVEAGRPLRIHGAAWAGEHGLGIVEVATGDNPAWQGATLIGPATPHGWRLWEFIWTPPAPGRYHIRSRATDTLGNRQPEVPQPDRESYAANWVIPVMIEATTGPEEPADNFVI, encoded by the coding sequence ATGGCAGACAGCAAGCAGCCCGCGCCGATCGTCCGGCAACAGTCGCCGCTGAATGTCGAGTATCCCTTCTCCCGGTTGTCAGACTGGCTCATCCCCAGCGATCAGTTCTATATCCGAAACCATTTCCGCATGCCGGATTTGGCTGCGGCAGACTGGCGCCTCGCAGTGACAGGGGCAATCGACACGCCGCTGTCGCTCGATCTCAACGCGCTGAAGGCCTTGCCGAAAGCGGAATTCGCGGCCGTGATGGAATGCGCGGGCAATGGCCGCGTCTTTTATGAACCCGCCAAGGAGGGGCTGCAGTGGCAGGACGGTGCCGTGGGCAATGCACTCTGGTCGGGCGTGCTGCTACGGGATGTCCTGGCGCACGCAGGCGTCCGGACGAGCGCGGTCGAGGTGGTCCTCGTTGGCGCGGACCGCGGGTTGGTCGACGCCGGCAAGAAGACCGCCTCACCTGGCGAGATCGCCTTCTCACGCAGCCTGCCCATAACCAAGGCCCTCTCAGACAGTGTCCTCCTCGCCTATGCGATGAACGACCAACCGCTCATGCCGGAACACGGCTTCCCACTGCGAGCGGCGGTCGGGGGCTGGTATGGCATGGCCTGGATCAAGTGGCTCGTCGAGATCCACGTGGTCGAGCGACCCTTCACCGGCTACTGGCAGACGCGCGACTACATCCAATGGGAGCGGACACTTGGCGAGCCCATGGTCGCACCCCTGACGACCATGAACGTCAAGTCGCAGATCGCGCAGCCCATCAATGGCGCGGTTGTGGAAGCGGGCCGCCCGTTGCGCATTCATGGAGCAGCGTGGGCGGGTGAGCATGGCCTCGGAATCGTCGAGGTCGCGACCGGCGACAACCCGGCGTGGCAGGGCGCGACCCTCATTGGTCCGGCCACGCCGCACGGCTGGCGCTTGTGGGAATTCATCTGGACGCCGCCTGCCCCCGGCCGCTACCACATCAGGTCACGGGCCACGGATACTCTCGGCAATCGCCAACCCGAGGTCCCTCAGCCTGACCGCGAGAGCTATGCAGCCAACTGGGTCATCCCGGTCATGATTGAAGCGACGACCGGCCCCGAGGAGCCGGCCGACAATTTCGTGATCTGA